A region of Homo sapiens chromosome 17, GRCh38.p14 Primary Assembly DNA encodes the following proteins:
- the LASP1NB gene encoding LASP1 neighbor protein, whose product MLDIFILMFFAIIGLVILSYIIYLL is encoded by the coding sequence ATGCTGGATATTTTCATCCTGATGTTCTTTGCCATCATAGGCCTGGTCATTCTGTCCTACATTATCTATCTGCTCTAG